In Paractinoplanes brasiliensis, the following proteins share a genomic window:
- a CDS encoding EAL domain-containing protein, which produces MTITVWACYVTYTIIQQFIAGHAYSVRLAIEAIVYMSVVTGLAASATAYLITRIGYFYRARGHQRAPRVMLDEFIGGKVPSMTVLVPSYQEDERTNRTTLLSAALQEYPGLRVTLLIDDPRQPRTRAARDMLLAARALPGKIEGELRVPFHRVSNAYAYFDEQVRVRGGYLVMIEDMRRLAEEYRYASGWLFDLGARQEIVDHTDTFFVEHIVNPLATELGQIANALHKGADEQVALPIARMNQFYRRLLAIFDVQMSSFERKKYVSLSHEPNKAMNLNSYIGLMGGAYQEVSTPLGTALVTAGPNRADLVVPNPDYVLTLDADSVLLPEYALRLVHLLEQGAFAHHAVAQTPYSAYPGSATRIERISGATTDIQYIVHQGMTHYGATFWVGANAVLRKKALDEICEVSYEGDWEIKRYIQDRTVIEDTESTIDLGVRGWLLHNYPERLAYSATPPDFGSLCIQRQRWANGGLLILSRLKDQFRAKSKREDKNRFGEYFLRVNYMASIFWSSVCLIVMLAYPFNNELLNPILLLISVPYFFMMAADLKQLGYKRSDMLRIYGFNLILLPVNLSGSIASLLQLLTGEKSAFKRTPKVRNRTTAASSFLILPLALIALCVYTIWVDIEHQLWNNMVFAVANLTLSLYAMVAFVGLGNTAVDLFTHLRNWLIRPVAPKRSRKRRTSKKQAITTAAPAGDWAQVLHYRHETGSAAGHTTVRLQRGQTGEWQSSATSSSQAHAFEEFSFFTVFQPIYNMINGHVSGYEALTRFADGSNPREALSSAAARGVHIALDAALIQAAITSAAALPNGTWLSLNTTADLLRHPHELARLLAGSRRPLVLETGDAEAAEVARLGGGVRVAVDDLDAGYETLSLIEQVRPAFLKLGLNSIAGIEYSGARQAAIRALVQFADQHGCTVIAEGIESAAQRDALVACGVPFGQGFYLGKPVPVERVLAGVGGW; this is translated from the coding sequence GTGACGATCACCGTTTGGGCGTGCTACGTCACATACACAATCATTCAGCAGTTCATCGCCGGCCACGCCTATTCCGTACGGCTCGCCATCGAGGCGATCGTGTACATGTCGGTGGTCACCGGGCTGGCCGCATCGGCCACCGCGTACCTCATTACGCGAATCGGTTATTTCTATCGGGCGCGCGGCCATCAGCGGGCGCCGCGGGTCATGCTCGACGAATTCATCGGCGGGAAGGTGCCGTCGATGACTGTGCTCGTGCCGTCCTATCAGGAGGACGAGCGGACCAACCGTACGACCCTGCTCTCGGCGGCGCTGCAGGAATACCCGGGCCTGCGGGTGACCCTGCTGATCGACGACCCGCGACAGCCGAGAACCCGCGCGGCGCGGGACATGCTGCTCGCCGCGCGGGCGCTGCCCGGCAAGATCGAGGGCGAACTCCGCGTCCCGTTCCACCGGGTGTCGAACGCCTATGCGTATTTCGACGAGCAGGTACGCGTGCGCGGCGGCTACCTGGTCATGATCGAGGACATGCGCCGGCTCGCCGAGGAATACCGGTACGCCTCGGGCTGGCTGTTCGACCTGGGCGCGCGGCAGGAGATCGTCGACCACACCGACACGTTCTTCGTCGAGCACATCGTCAACCCGCTCGCCACCGAGCTCGGCCAGATCGCGAACGCGCTGCACAAGGGCGCCGACGAGCAGGTCGCCCTGCCGATCGCGCGGATGAACCAGTTCTACCGGCGGCTGCTGGCCATCTTCGACGTGCAGATGAGCAGTTTCGAGCGCAAGAAGTACGTGTCGTTGTCGCACGAGCCCAACAAGGCGATGAACCTCAACAGCTACATCGGGCTCATGGGCGGCGCCTATCAGGAGGTGAGCACCCCGCTGGGAACGGCGCTGGTGACGGCCGGTCCCAACCGCGCCGACCTGGTCGTTCCGAACCCCGACTACGTGCTCACACTCGACGCGGACAGTGTGCTCCTGCCCGAGTACGCGCTGCGGCTCGTTCATCTGCTCGAGCAGGGCGCGTTCGCGCATCACGCGGTCGCGCAGACGCCGTATTCCGCCTATCCGGGCTCGGCCACCCGCATCGAGCGCATTTCGGGCGCCACGACCGACATTCAATACATCGTGCACCAGGGCATGACGCATTACGGCGCCACGTTCTGGGTGGGCGCGAACGCCGTGCTCCGCAAGAAGGCCCTGGACGAGATCTGCGAGGTCTCGTACGAGGGCGACTGGGAGATCAAGCGGTACATCCAGGACCGTACGGTCATCGAGGACACCGAGTCGACAATCGACCTCGGCGTACGGGGCTGGCTTCTGCACAATTACCCGGAGCGCCTGGCCTACAGCGCCACCCCGCCGGATTTCGGCTCGCTCTGCATTCAGCGGCAGCGCTGGGCCAACGGCGGCCTGCTCATCCTGTCGCGCCTGAAGGACCAGTTCCGGGCGAAGTCGAAACGCGAGGACAAGAACCGCTTCGGCGAGTACTTCCTGCGCGTCAACTACATGGCCTCCATCTTCTGGAGCTCCGTGTGCCTGATCGTGATGCTGGCCTATCCGTTCAACAACGAGCTGCTCAACCCGATCCTGCTGCTCATCTCGGTGCCGTACTTCTTCATGATGGCGGCCGACCTGAAGCAGCTGGGCTACAAGCGGTCGGACATGTTGCGCATCTACGGTTTCAACCTGATCCTGCTGCCGGTCAACCTCTCCGGCAGCATCGCCTCGCTGCTGCAGTTGCTCACCGGCGAGAAGAGCGCGTTCAAACGTACGCCGAAGGTCCGCAACCGCACGACGGCGGCGAGCAGCTTCCTGATCCTCCCGCTGGCCCTGATCGCGCTCTGTGTCTACACGATCTGGGTCGACATCGAGCACCAGCTGTGGAACAACATGGTGTTCGCCGTGGCCAACCTGACCCTTTCCCTGTACGCGATGGTCGCGTTCGTCGGTCTCGGCAACACGGCGGTCGACCTGTTCACGCATCTGCGCAACTGGCTGATCCGTCCGGTCGCGCCGAAGCGGAGCCGCAAACGCCGTACGAGCAAGAAGCAGGCCATCACCACCGCGGCTCCGGCCGGCGATTGGGCGCAGGTGCTGCATTACCGGCACGAAACCGGTTCGGCCGCCGGGCACACCACGGTACGGCTGCAACGCGGTCAAACCGGGGAATGGCAGTCCTCGGCGACGTCGTCCTCACAGGCGCACGCGTTCGAGGAGTTCAGCTTCTTCACGGTGTTCCAGCCGATCTACAACATGATCAACGGCCATGTCTCCGGGTACGAGGCGCTCACCCGCTTCGCCGACGGCAGCAACCCGCGCGAGGCCCTGTCGTCGGCCGCCGCCCGCGGGGTGCACATCGCGCTCGACGCCGCCCTGATCCAGGCGGCCATCACGTCGGCGGCGGCCCTGCCCAACGGCACCTGGCTGTCGCTCAACACCACCGCTGACCTGCTGCGCCACCCGCACGAGCTGGCGCGGCTGCTGGCCGGGTCGCGCCGCCCGCTGGTTCTCGAAACCGGTGACGCCGAGGCCGCCGAGGTGGCGCGCCTGGGCGGCGGCGTACGGGTGGCCGTCGACGACCTGGACGCCGGTTACGAGACGTTGTCCCTGATCGAACAGGTGCGCCCAGCCTTCCTCAAGCTGGGCCTGAACTCGATCGCCGGCATCGAGTACTCGGGCGCCCGGCAGGCCGCGATCCGCGCGCTGGTGCAGTTCGCCGACCAGCACGGGTGCACGGTGATCGCCGAGGGCATCGAGTCGGCCGCTCAGCGTGACGCCCTGGTCGCTTGTGGAGTCCCGTTCGGGCAGGGCTTCTACCTTGGCAAACCGGTGCCGGTCGAGCGCGTGCTGGCGGGCGTCGGCGGTTGGTAG
- a CDS encoding SigE family RNA polymerase sigma factor — MQPGRNRDRHRGVRRDSGSGATERDEQFHAFVVSRRPRLLHTATLLTAGDTHLAEDLVQAALTKLYVAWPAFKRADNPDGYVRRVLVNALIDEKRRIWRRREQTMAVLPDVAGDTPSGAGPAGEAVKQALRELPPRMRAAVVFRYFYDLDVAATADALSCSEGNVKSQTARGLDRLRAALHQAQPTFLSQGATP, encoded by the coding sequence ATGCAACCCGGCCGCAACCGCGATCGTCATCGGGGTGTGAGACGAGACAGCGGCTCGGGCGCGACCGAGCGAGACGAGCAGTTCCACGCGTTTGTGGTCAGTCGGCGACCTCGCCTTCTGCACACGGCGACCCTGCTGACGGCGGGTGACACCCACCTGGCCGAGGATCTCGTTCAGGCGGCGCTGACCAAGCTCTATGTGGCTTGGCCGGCGTTCAAGCGGGCGGACAACCCGGACGGGTATGTGCGTCGCGTGCTGGTCAACGCGTTGATTGATGAGAAGCGGCGGATCTGGCGGCGCCGGGAGCAGACCATGGCTGTGCTTCCCGACGTCGCCGGGGATACGCCTTCCGGCGCTGGCCCCGCCGGTGAGGCCGTGAAGCAGGCGCTTCGCGAGCTGCCGCCCCGGATGCGGGCGGCGGTTGTGTTCCGGTACTTCTACGACCTCGATGTGGCGGCGACGGCGGACGCGCTGAGCTGCTCGGAGGGCAACGTCAAGAGTCAGACCGCCCGGGGTCTGGATCGTCTCCGTGCCGCGCTGCACCAGGCGCAACCCACTTTTCTCAGCCAGGGAGCCACCCCATGA
- a CDS encoding chitinase — MTDRATHVAVRPDYDPSADPLADPNWQEPEQPRYKLSWTRLILLLLVLGLAGAGGTFGVIHLRNTAGPTAKSWAVPYVDVTLTPTFPFQDPTANPANDVALGFVVADPKNPCRPSWGGAYTLDGAGSLLELDRRIAQLRQAGGDITLSLGGLNNSELAVACTDDTRLTSAYRQLVKRYDVRTLDLDIEGTAVADQASLQRRVAAVAAVQQEREDAGKPLAVWLTLPVSPSGLTDDGVAVVRGMLEGGVQLRGVNVMTMDFNNGEARPDMLALSTSALNGTHKQLSDLYLRLGRKLTSPQVWSRIGATPMIGQNDIDAERFTLDDAEGLARFAVDHGLGRVSMWSINRDAPCRGTFANVVVHSNTCSGVEQEALAFTKVFAGLPGKAAGGADYESVEIPDQATAVDDPKTSPYPVWRMTALYVGGYKVVWKGVVYEAKWANSGQDPAAAPPAGAQSAWSVIGPVSPVEKAPRPVPVVTDVSDPWTPGDVYRRGDRVLFGGLPYEAKWTTKDESPSTEFPIDADDPWKPLFTIPGEPKTN; from the coding sequence ATGACGGACCGCGCCACACACGTAGCCGTGCGGCCCGATTACGACCCGTCAGCCGATCCGCTGGCCGACCCGAACTGGCAGGAGCCGGAGCAGCCGCGGTACAAGCTGTCGTGGACGCGGCTGATCCTGCTGCTGCTCGTGCTCGGCCTGGCCGGCGCGGGCGGAACGTTCGGCGTGATCCACCTGCGGAACACCGCGGGCCCCACCGCGAAGTCGTGGGCGGTGCCGTACGTCGACGTCACGCTGACCCCGACGTTCCCGTTCCAGGACCCCACCGCGAACCCGGCCAACGACGTGGCGCTGGGCTTCGTGGTCGCCGACCCCAAGAACCCCTGCCGGCCGAGCTGGGGTGGCGCGTACACGCTCGACGGCGCCGGCTCGCTGCTCGAACTCGACCGCCGGATCGCCCAGCTGCGGCAGGCCGGCGGCGACATCACGCTCAGCCTGGGCGGGCTCAACAACTCCGAGCTGGCCGTGGCCTGCACCGACGACACGAGGCTCACCTCCGCGTACCGGCAATTGGTCAAGAGGTACGACGTACGGACGCTCGACCTCGACATCGAGGGCACCGCCGTCGCCGACCAGGCCTCCCTGCAGCGCCGCGTGGCCGCGGTGGCCGCCGTGCAGCAGGAACGGGAAGACGCGGGCAAGCCGCTGGCCGTGTGGCTGACCCTGCCGGTGAGCCCGAGCGGCCTGACCGACGACGGCGTCGCGGTGGTGCGCGGCATGCTCGAAGGCGGCGTGCAGCTGCGCGGCGTGAACGTCATGACGATGGACTTCAACAACGGCGAGGCCCGCCCGGACATGCTCGCGTTGAGCACCAGCGCGCTCAACGGCACCCACAAACAGCTGTCCGACCTGTACCTGCGCCTCGGCCGGAAACTGACGTCGCCGCAGGTCTGGTCACGGATCGGCGCCACCCCGATGATCGGCCAGAACGACATCGACGCGGAACGTTTCACCCTCGACGACGCCGAGGGCCTGGCCCGCTTCGCCGTCGACCACGGCCTGGGCCGGGTGTCCATGTGGTCGATCAACCGGGACGCCCCCTGCCGCGGCACGTTCGCCAACGTCGTCGTCCACTCGAACACGTGCAGCGGCGTCGAGCAGGAGGCGCTCGCCTTCACCAAGGTCTTCGCCGGCCTCCCCGGCAAGGCCGCGGGCGGCGCCGACTACGAATCCGTCGAGATCCCCGACCAGGCCACCGCGGTCGACGACCCCAAGACCAGCCCCTACCCCGTCTGGCGCATGACGGCCCTGTACGTGGGCGGCTACAAGGTGGTCTGGAAAGGCGTCGTCTACGAGGCCAAATGGGCCAACTCGGGCCAGGACCCGGCGGCCGCCCCACCCGCAGGCGCCCAGAGCGCCTGGTCGGTGATCGGCCCGGTCAGCCCGGTCGAGAAGGCGCCCCGCCCCGTTCCGGTGGTCACCGACGTGTCCGACCCATGGACCCCCGGAGACGTCTACCGCCGCGGCGACCGGGTGCTGTTCGGTGGCCTCCCCTACGAGGCAAAGTGGACAACAAAGGACGAGTCCCCCTCGACCGAGTTCCCCATCGACGCCGACGACCCGTGGAAGCCCCTGTTCACCATCCCCGGCGAACCCAAAACCAACTGA
- a CDS encoding pentapeptide repeat-containing protein, with protein sequence MRRQTRRRPASEPETANPPGSRPPDPSFATVTPANDHAADTTTITPITPTDPPDPDGVDHHGLAEPATKAPPGSRVRDSLLWLWFVITVASMAAAGTLWGQFGALLAAVVLTAGIILFAGYAIVPARALLVVFVVAVFAAAGILALRIQGQPVPAEPSTQAGRRLSADFVRSAPRQGAIWPGVILDREVIQDWELTGLTAPGSSMRGTWLEGARLAGADLRGADLWGAHLHGADLRAANLRGADLRYADLSVACLIGADLTGALLAQAQATDAAVAGAAVDPQQTRQATWPPADRSPATGCP encoded by the coding sequence ATGAGGCGGCAGACCCGTCGCAGACCGGCATCCGAACCGGAGACGGCGAACCCTCCCGGATCCCGGCCGCCGGACCCGTCCTTCGCCACGGTGACACCCGCGAACGACCACGCCGCAGACACCACGACAATCACGCCGATCACTCCAACAGATCCACCCGATCCAGATGGCGTCGACCACCACGGCCTCGCTGAGCCCGCGACCAAGGCACCGCCCGGCAGCCGCGTCCGCGATTCCCTGCTCTGGTTATGGTTCGTAATCACTGTCGCGTCGATGGCCGCAGCCGGCACCCTCTGGGGCCAGTTCGGGGCGCTGCTTGCAGCCGTCGTCCTGACCGCGGGTATTATTCTGTTCGCTGGCTATGCGATTGTTCCTGCCCGTGCACTCCTAGTGGTTTTCGTCGTCGCGGTCTTCGCCGCTGCCGGAATCCTTGCTCTTCGCATCCAGGGCCAGCCCGTCCCGGCGGAGCCGTCTACGCAGGCCGGGCGTCGTCTCTCCGCTGACTTCGTCCGTTCAGCTCCGCGACAGGGTGCGATCTGGCCCGGCGTGATCCTGGACCGTGAAGTCATCCAAGACTGGGAATTGACCGGCCTTACCGCCCCGGGCTCGTCGATGCGCGGAACTTGGCTAGAGGGCGCCCGATTGGCGGGCGCCGATCTGCGCGGCGCCGATCTCTGGGGTGCTCATCTGCATGGCGCAGACCTGCGCGCGGCGAATTTGCGTGGCGCTGACCTGCGGTACGCCGACCTTTCTGTTGCTTGCCTCATCGGTGCCGACCTGACCGGGGCGTTGCTAGCTCAGGCGCAGGCGACGGATGCCGCAGTTGCAGGAGCAGCCGTCGATCCTCAGCAGACCCGGCAAGCGACGTGGCCGCCGGCCGATCGCAGCCCCGCGACGGGATGTCCCTGA
- a CDS encoding ATP-binding cassette domain-containing protein: MTTDLLVGRELLQLYAARTGPTQALRGVDVSVVAGRVSAITGPSGSGKSTLLAVLALRERPAGGELRHRGRLVSSLTRRDLQRLRRREIGWVAQRPTHSLFPQLDARGQIAQVARLRRVAVDVDAALAEVALTSRATARPGTMSGGEQQRLAVAAAAVGPPSLLIADEPTAELDDESAALVLRLLQARAAAGSAVVIATHDARATAASDTVLRLRHGVLSGEHETGQDRTVTIDGLGRLQLPEEALPLFPTGRAIVTVADNHIELHPPRPN; this comes from the coding sequence GTGACAACTGACCTGCTCGTGGGCCGTGAGCTGCTTCAGCTGTACGCCGCCCGCACCGGCCCCACCCAGGCCCTGCGCGGCGTCGACGTGTCGGTTGTCGCGGGCCGGGTCAGCGCCATCACCGGCCCGTCCGGCAGCGGCAAATCCACCCTGCTCGCCGTCCTCGCCCTGCGGGAACGCCCCGCCGGCGGCGAACTGCGCCACCGCGGCCGCCTGGTGTCCTCTCTGACCCGGCGCGACCTGCAGAGGCTGCGCCGGCGCGAGATCGGCTGGGTGGCCCAGCGCCCCACGCACAGCCTGTTCCCCCAGCTGGACGCGCGGGGCCAGATCGCTCAGGTCGCTCGCCTGCGCCGCGTCGCCGTGGACGTCGACGCCGCCCTGGCCGAGGTCGCCCTCACGTCCCGCGCGACGGCCCGCCCCGGCACCATGTCCGGCGGCGAACAGCAGCGCCTGGCCGTGGCCGCGGCAGCCGTGGGCCCGCCCTCCCTGCTGATCGCCGACGAGCCCACCGCCGAACTCGACGACGAGTCGGCCGCCCTGGTCCTGCGCCTCTTGCAAGCCCGAGCCGCCGCCGGAAGCGCGGTCGTGATCGCCACCCACGACGCCCGCGCGACAGCCGCCTCGGACACGGTCCTGCGCCTACGCCACGGCGTCCTCTCCGGCGAACACGAGACGGGCCAGGACCGCACGGTCACCATCGATGGTTTGGGCCGCCTGCAACTCCCCGAGGAGGCGCTGCCTCTGTTCCCCACGGGCCGGGCAATCGTCACCGTCGCCGACAACCACATCGAACTCCACCCACCGCGGCCGAACTAG
- a CDS encoding polymorphic toxin-type HINT domain-containing protein, with protein MKSRQVRAAVMSSLAALVVGTILHVPPASAAEPAPTPAATEGSPAPVPVPPLVTETWNGTTGVSATDERWRKAVADVAEFTTEPEVRDAALAALATGDPAKILKFATVDKPALDKQIAARKKQEAADNLAVIKAMKGTGGAYFNAEVDRVLAGADVDRALFLAYGAGIARDRDAKVAADAAERAATLRERVRLVAAAAPAESNVKRAATAALAGDDAAINAFLTSGYLEAARADAAEREQYLKDLEARNKAAEELTDLAQRSARANAARQQLLIAHGEGVRALQRAANAMGGAANAARNAQRILAGGGTVAGKAAELNAARTQTANDLRAAQLAVEQARAAAATATTAADTLVETGLTYGVEWSLIAQGMHEAATAAAGATQTAAYAVDATIATNNAQGAQQQAEAHAAQAVKWREHAEQHARSAAKLAAAAAKQAAAAKTAAARVKKAREQAEAAEAKAWAEAEKTRRHRETAEAQAAEAKRQRQIAEAERANAARHRAEAEQQAAIARSARANAEAQAGVARGARVKAEAADSAAGRADDKAWEYEGTARRARDEAIAAERAEQTAKAKAAALRSRAAATGSGEQKEEAQRQADEADRQAGVAGTAARSARGSANTASGAAANARAAATQAQQAAQRAWAAAQKARAAADAADAAADKAEATAKATHAARMRADAQAAVATAQEAKAAEAARTADRLALQAADEAMRSLWAADRTKNEADAAVTESVAAAAQAEIAVSAAAAARTSAAGIAEPANTAIGMVNPFAGADIDADFVQLVAEQAKVIGAEQAAAAKARAAEAVTAAQQAEAAAERAQEQVKPAYTAAAQAARSAADAARSAAEAKEAAAQAAADGAAARAAAASAARADAQAKADAAAARKAANEAASDAAIAERSAQAAQDDADAAGRAATAAENDAAAARGAADRAEADAAKAQTAAESAQRHADSAATAAGKALESAVAAEQAAARAEEAERRKNAEALASDGGSAPVDPELLQFLTPEELEELRAAQELSAQGILDFLKENAYDLFMDLSGLGDIKKCFMEGNIEACLWTLVGLLPVGKILGATADLARLLPKIAKFLDRVNDARKKVDGLIDKAKDKLKNAACPFTPKKNSFLPGTPVLLASGGSRPIEDLRVGDEVLATDPATGATVAKPVTETIVGAGDKDLVDVTVTTGTITATGNHPFWVPALAEWVDAAELSAGQWLRTSAGTAVQVSAVRHHKDYVRVHNLTVADLHTYYVLAGSTSLLVHNAGCGADSWTSPKRLNEHYEKHGAEMGFESEIEYREAALDLACTCDGYRPGVKHKKDSVTGKSYFYDPETGEFAVTYPNGIDTYYILEGGINSFDGMPGVPVNY; from the coding sequence GTGAAATCCAGACAAGTGCGCGCCGCGGTGATGTCGTCGCTGGCCGCGCTGGTGGTCGGCACGATCCTGCACGTCCCGCCGGCGTCGGCCGCCGAGCCTGCCCCGACCCCGGCGGCCACCGAGGGGTCACCGGCTCCGGTCCCGGTTCCGCCGCTGGTCACCGAGACGTGGAACGGGACCACCGGGGTCTCCGCGACCGACGAGCGGTGGCGCAAGGCGGTCGCCGACGTCGCCGAGTTCACGACCGAGCCCGAGGTGCGTGACGCCGCGCTGGCTGCCCTGGCCACCGGTGACCCGGCGAAGATCCTGAAGTTCGCGACGGTCGACAAGCCAGCGCTCGACAAGCAGATCGCCGCGCGCAAGAAGCAGGAGGCGGCCGACAACCTGGCCGTGATCAAGGCGATGAAGGGCACCGGCGGCGCCTACTTCAACGCCGAGGTCGACCGGGTGCTCGCGGGCGCCGACGTGGACCGCGCGCTCTTCCTCGCTTATGGCGCCGGCATCGCCCGTGACCGCGACGCCAAGGTGGCTGCCGACGCGGCCGAGCGCGCCGCGACGCTGCGGGAAAGGGTCCGGCTGGTGGCCGCGGCCGCTCCGGCCGAGTCGAACGTCAAACGGGCAGCCACGGCTGCTCTGGCCGGTGACGACGCGGCGATCAACGCGTTCCTGACCAGCGGATATCTGGAGGCGGCGCGGGCCGACGCGGCCGAGCGCGAGCAGTACCTCAAAGACCTCGAGGCGCGGAACAAGGCGGCCGAGGAGCTCACCGACCTGGCGCAGCGCTCGGCCCGTGCGAACGCGGCCCGGCAGCAGCTGCTGATCGCGCACGGTGAGGGCGTACGGGCTCTGCAGCGCGCGGCGAACGCCATGGGCGGTGCGGCCAACGCGGCCCGCAACGCGCAGCGGATTCTCGCCGGTGGCGGAACCGTGGCAGGCAAGGCCGCGGAGCTGAACGCCGCCCGGACGCAGACGGCCAACGACCTGCGGGCCGCTCAACTGGCGGTCGAACAGGCCCGGGCCGCCGCCGCGACGGCAACCACGGCCGCCGACACCCTGGTCGAGACCGGACTCACGTACGGGGTCGAATGGTCGCTCATCGCCCAGGGCATGCACGAGGCGGCGACGGCCGCTGCCGGGGCGACGCAGACGGCGGCGTACGCGGTCGACGCGACGATCGCGACCAACAACGCCCAGGGCGCCCAGCAGCAGGCCGAGGCGCACGCCGCCCAGGCGGTCAAGTGGCGTGAGCACGCCGAGCAGCACGCCCGGTCGGCGGCCAAGCTCGCCGCGGCCGCCGCCAAGCAGGCAGCAGCGGCCAAGACCGCCGCCGCTCGGGTGAAGAAGGCCCGTGAGCAGGCCGAGGCGGCCGAGGCCAAGGCGTGGGCCGAGGCCGAGAAGACCCGCCGGCACCGCGAGACCGCCGAGGCGCAGGCGGCCGAGGCCAAGCGGCAGCGGCAGATCGCCGAGGCCGAGCGGGCCAACGCCGCCCGGCACCGCGCCGAGGCCGAGCAGCAGGCCGCCATCGCCCGGTCGGCGCGCGCCAACGCCGAAGCGCAGGCCGGTGTGGCCCGGGGCGCCCGGGTCAAGGCCGAGGCCGCTGACAGCGCAGCGGGCCGGGCCGACGACAAGGCCTGGGAGTACGAGGGCACCGCCCGCCGGGCCCGTGACGAGGCCATCGCCGCCGAGCGGGCCGAGCAGACGGCCAAGGCCAAGGCCGCGGCGCTGCGGTCCCGCGCCGCCGCCACCGGCAGCGGCGAGCAGAAGGAGGAGGCACAGCGCCAGGCCGACGAGGCCGACCGGCAGGCCGGCGTGGCCGGCACCGCGGCCCGGTCGGCGCGCGGGTCGGCCAACACCGCGTCCGGGGCGGCGGCCAACGCCCGCGCCGCCGCGACACAGGCCCAGCAAGCCGCGCAACGGGCCTGGGCAGCCGCGCAGAAGGCGCGAGCCGCCGCCGACGCCGCGGACGCCGCGGCCGACAAGGCCGAAGCCACAGCGAAAGCCACCCACGCGGCGCGGATGCGCGCCGACGCGCAGGCCGCGGTAGCCACCGCGCAGGAGGCGAAGGCGGCCGAGGCCGCGCGGACGGCGGACCGGCTCGCCCTGCAGGCTGCCGACGAGGCGATGCGGTCGCTCTGGGCCGCCGACCGCACGAAGAACGAAGCCGACGCGGCCGTCACCGAGTCGGTGGCCGCGGCCGCGCAGGCCGAGATCGCCGTCAGCGCGGCGGCCGCGGCGCGCACCTCGGCGGCGGGGATCGCCGAACCGGCCAACACCGCGATCGGCATGGTCAACCCGTTCGCCGGCGCCGACATCGACGCCGACTTCGTTCAGCTCGTCGCGGAGCAGGCCAAGGTGATCGGGGCCGAACAGGCCGCGGCGGCCAAGGCCCGCGCGGCCGAGGCCGTCACCGCGGCGCAGCAGGCCGAGGCGGCTGCCGAACGGGCGCAGGAACAGGTCAAGCCGGCCTACACGGCCGCGGCGCAGGCGGCCCGATCCGCCGCCGACGCGGCACGCTCGGCCGCCGAGGCCAAGGAGGCAGCCGCGCAGGCAGCCGCCGACGGCGCCGCCGCCCGAGCCGCCGCCGCCAGTGCCGCCCGCGCCGACGCGCAGGCCAAGGCCGACGCCGCCGCCGCTCGCAAGGCTGCCAACGAGGCCGCCAGCGACGCGGCGATCGCGGAACGCAGCGCCCAGGCCGCGCAGGACGACGCCGACGCGGCCGGCCGTGCGGCCACCGCCGCCGAGAACGACGCGGCCGCCGCCCGCGGCGCCGCCGACCGGGCCGAAGCCGACGCGGCCAAGGCCCAGACAGCGGCCGAAAGCGCGCAACGGCACGCCGACAGCGCCGCGACCGCGGCCGGGAAGGCCCTCGAAAGCGCGGTCGCGGCCGAGCAGGCGGCGGCCCGTGCCGAGGAGGCCGAACGCCGGAAGAACGCGGAAGCGCTCGCGTCGGACGGCGGGTCGGCGCCGGTCGACCCGGAGCTGCTCCAGTTCCTCACCCCGGAGGAGCTCGAGGAGCTGCGCGCGGCGCAGGAGCTCTCCGCGCAGGGCATCCTCGACTTCCTCAAGGAGAACGCCTACGACCTGTTCATGGACCTGTCGGGTCTGGGCGACATCAAGAAGTGCTTCATGGAAGGCAACATCGAGGCCTGCCTGTGGACGCTGGTCGGCCTCCTGCCGGTCGGCAAGATCCTCGGCGCCACCGCCGACCTGGCCCGGCTCCTGCCGAAGATCGCCAAGTTCCTCGACCGGGTCAACGACGCCCGCAAGAAGGTCGACGGCCTGATCGACAAGGCCAAGGACAAGCTGAAGAACGCGGCCTGCCCGTTCACGCCCAAGAAGAACAGCTTCCTGCCCGGCACCCCGGTGCTGCTGGCCAGCGGCGGAAGCCGGCCCATCGAGGACCTGCGCGTCGGCGACGAGGTGCTGGCCACCGACCCGGCCACCGGCGCCACCGTGGCCAAGCCGGTGACCGAGACGATCGTCGGAGCCGGGGACAAGGACCTTGTCGACGTCACGGTCACCACCGGCACCATCACCGCGACCGGCAACCACCCGTTCTGGGTGCCCGCGCTCGCCGAATGGGTCGACGCGGCGGAACTGTCAGCGGGTCAGTGGCTGCGGACCAGCGCCGGAACAGCGGTGCAGGTTTCGGCCGTACGGCATCACAAGGACTACGTACGGGTTCACAACCTGACCGTCGCCGACCTGCACACGTACTACGTGCTGGCCGGTTCGACCTCGCTGCTGGTGCACAACGCGGGATGTGGCGCCGACTCGTGGACCAGCCCGAAACGGTTGAACGAGCACTACGAGAAGCACGGCGCGGAGATGGGCTTCGAGAGCGAGATCGAGTATCGGGAAGCCGCCCTCGACCTGGCCTGCACGTGCGACGGATATCGCCCGGGGGTCAAGCACAAGAAGGACTCGGTGACCGGGAAGTCGTACTTCTACGACCCGGAAACCGGTGAGTTCGCGGTCACCTACCCCAACGGGATCGACACCTACTACATCCTCGAAGGTGGCATAAACTCGTTCGACGGGATGCCCGGGGTCCCCGTGAACTATTGA